From the genome of Desulfobaculum xiamenense, one region includes:
- the corA gene encoding magnesium/cobalt transporter CorA has translation MPRFLKPMDATRGRPPGSLVFVGEQRVESPSIRIIHYDAESIDERELGTLEGVECCREAPAVTWVNVDGLHDVELMGKVRDAFGLHPLVMEDVLDTGQRPKLAEFDGCLALTAKMLRLVPEDDTVHAEQLSLVLGRNWLLTFQELPGDVFDPVRERLRRNRGRIRKLGADYLAYALLDVVMENYLRVLTHLGEHIESLEEVVLLTPTPGILESITGFKMELGYIRKAARPTRDFIQALSHLDTEFVSDDLAPFLRDLYDLSEHVNEAIDAYSAMLSDYIAIYNSNVGNRLNDIMKFLTMFSSIFIPLAFIAGVYGMNFDNIPELHYRYGYFVFWGLIVLVVLGMLRFFRSKGWL, from the coding sequence ATGCCGAGATTCCTGAAACCCATGGATGCGACGCGGGGCCGCCCGCCGGGATCCCTCGTCTTCGTTGGCGAACAGCGCGTCGAGTCGCCGAGCATCCGCATCATCCACTACGACGCCGAAAGCATCGACGAGCGCGAGCTTGGCACGCTGGAGGGTGTGGAGTGCTGCCGCGAGGCCCCGGCCGTCACGTGGGTCAACGTGGACGGCCTGCACGACGTGGAACTCATGGGCAAGGTGCGTGACGCCTTCGGCCTGCATCCGCTGGTCATGGAGGACGTGCTGGATACCGGCCAGCGCCCCAAGCTGGCGGAGTTCGACGGCTGCCTCGCGTTGACGGCCAAGATGCTGCGGCTGGTGCCCGAGGACGACACGGTCCATGCGGAGCAGTTGAGCCTTGTGCTCGGCAGGAACTGGCTTTTGACCTTTCAGGAGCTTCCGGGTGACGTCTTCGATCCCGTGCGCGAGCGGTTGCGCCGCAACCGTGGACGTATCCGGAAACTTGGGGCGGATTATCTGGCCTATGCGTTGCTTGATGTGGTCATGGAGAACTACCTGCGTGTGCTGACGCACCTTGGCGAACATATCGAGTCCTTGGAGGAGGTGGTGCTTCTTACGCCGACTCCGGGCATTCTGGAATCCATCACCGGCTTCAAGATGGAACTCGGTTACATTCGCAAGGCCGCCCGGCCCACGCGGGATTTCATTCAGGCGCTTTCGCATCTCGATACGGAATTCGTTTCGGACGATCTCGCACCGTTTCTGCGTGATCTCTATGACCTGAGCGAGCACGTCAACGAGGCCATAGACGCATACTCGGCGATGCTTTCAGACTATATCGCCATATACAATTCCAATGTCGGCAACAGGCTGAACGACATAATGAAGTTTCTGACGATGTTCTCGTCCATATTCATTCCATTGGCATTTATTGCCGGAGTGTACGGGATGAACTTCGACAATATTCCGGAACTGCATTATCGGTATGGATATTTCGTCTTCTGGGGCCTCATCGTGCTGGTCGTCCTCGGCATGCTGCGCTTCTTTCGCAGCAAGGGATGGCTGTAG
- the lysA gene encoding diaminopimelate decarboxylase, whose protein sequence is MHFFNYENGELKAEGVRVADLAREYGTPLYVYSAATLRRHFKAYDSAFAGLDHMTCYSVKANSNLSVLRLLAEMGAGMDIVSGGELYRALAAGVDPGRIVYSGVGKRPEEIRAALEAGILMFNVESMQELERIGEIASELGTTARISLRINPDVDPRTHPYISTGMKTNKFGLDMDASLAAYQRAKDLPGVEPVGIDCHIGSQLTSVEPFLEALDKILAFHDKLCDMGINIQYLDLGGGLGITYNEEEPPHPAEFGQALTERLGGLPLRLILEPGRSIAGNAGILVTEVVYTKDTPSKHFVIVDAAMNDLIRPSLYGSYHRIAEVVPAGREDLTVDVVGPICESGDFLARDRALPRVESGELLACFSAGAYGFSMSSNYNTRPRACELLVDGENVTVARRRETYDDLIAAER, encoded by the coding sequence ATGCATTTCTTCAATTACGAGAACGGCGAACTCAAGGCCGAAGGCGTGCGCGTCGCGGACCTCGCCCGCGAATACGGCACTCCGCTCTACGTCTACTCCGCCGCGACCCTGCGCCGGCACTTCAAGGCCTACGACTCGGCCTTCGCCGGGCTCGACCACATGACCTGCTACTCGGTGAAGGCCAACTCGAACCTCTCCGTGCTGCGGCTACTGGCCGAAATGGGCGCGGGCATGGACATCGTGTCCGGCGGCGAGCTGTATCGCGCGCTAGCCGCGGGCGTCGATCCGGGACGCATCGTCTACTCCGGCGTGGGCAAACGCCCGGAGGAAATCCGCGCCGCCCTCGAAGCGGGCATCCTCATGTTCAACGTGGAGTCCATGCAGGAGCTTGAACGCATCGGCGAAATCGCGTCGGAACTCGGCACCACGGCCCGCATCTCCCTGCGCATCAACCCAGACGTCGATCCCCGCACCCATCCCTACATCTCCACGGGAATGAAGACGAACAAGTTCGGGCTGGACATGGACGCCTCGCTCGCGGCCTACCAGCGCGCCAAGGATCTCCCCGGCGTGGAGCCGGTGGGCATCGACTGCCACATCGGCTCGCAGCTCACCTCTGTGGAGCCATTTCTCGAAGCGCTGGACAAGATTCTCGCCTTCCACGACAAGCTGTGCGACATGGGCATCAACATCCAGTACCTCGACCTCGGCGGTGGCCTCGGCATCACCTACAACGAGGAGGAGCCGCCCCACCCCGCCGAATTCGGTCAGGCACTCACCGAACGCCTCGGCGGCCTGCCCCTGCGCCTGATCCTCGAACCGGGTCGGAGCATTGCGGGCAACGCGGGCATCCTCGTCACCGAAGTCGTCTACACCAAGGACACGCCGAGCAAGCACTTCGTCATCGTGGACGCTGCAATGAACGACCTCATCCGCCCCTCGCTCTACGGCTCCTACCACCGCATCGCGGAGGTGGTCCCGGCCGGGCGCGAGGATCTTACGGTGGACGTGGTCGGCCCCATCTGCGAATCCGGCGACTTCCTCGCGCGCGACCGCGCCCTGCCCCGCGTTGAATCCGGCGAACTGCTCGCCTGCTTCTCCGCCGGAGCCTACGGCTTCTCCATGAGCTCCAACTACAACACCCGCCCCCGCGCCTGTGAGTTGCTGGTGGACGGAGAAAACGTCACCGTGGCCCGTCGCCGCGAAACCTACGACGACCTCATCGCCGCCGAGCGCTGA
- the mutS gene encoding DNA mismatch repair protein MutS, whose protein sequence is MTPMLEQYLRIKQDYPDALLFYRMGDFYELFLEDAEIAARDLQIALTSRNPNAEAPVPMCGVPYHSCDPYLAKLLECGHNVAICDQVEDPKLAKGLVKREVTRVLTPGTVVEDANLAAKAHNYLAAILWDAKAAAGGLAWVDFSTGEWTGIQSSREEELWQWMQKTDPREILIPREQAVPKRYADFEPRIHPLPVPSFFDLPGARRRVCEAQGVADLEALDLADKPQLAQACGAILAYLRQTQKHDLTHLAPFRPLNLARHLLLDEVTERNLELFRRLDGGRGRGTLWHVLDRTMTPMGGRLLAERLQRPWKELGPIQGTQEAVAFLVDNEPLRQDLRTRLDSVYDLERLSTRIFLNRANPKDFLALRNSLSVLPQMEELLEQARTSGDEADIPEQDGLPRMIAQMLKGWDNLADWAGLLQKALADNPPHLITEGGLFRYGYEPELDELMDLTEHGEARVNDLLEEEKSTSGLERLRLGFNKVFGYYFEVPKSLADKVPYHFTRKQTLVNCERYITPQLKELEEKLLSASDKRKALEYRLFNELRERLAQARHRFMDMAGRVAALDYWQGLAEAAVQHNWSRPEVHEGLDIEIVSGRHPVVEAMQGDTNYIPNDVRVGEDKRLLVITGPNMAGKSTVLRQAAIITIMAQMGSFVPARTARIGMADRIFSRVGASDNLAQGQSTFMVEMMETARILRQAGRRSLVILDEIGRGTSTFDGLALAWAVVEELCARGKGGVRTLFATHYHELTVLESKLPQVANFNIAVKEYKGDIVFLRRLVPGPSDRSYGIEVARLAGVPRSVVGRAKDILHELERRAKENGNGRHPAAPEVQSVLLPGFGASQPEPAPEPSMPPHVAEVMDELENLDVNSLTPIEALNVLHRWKTTGLNKD, encoded by the coding sequence ATGACTCCCATGCTCGAACAGTATCTGCGCATAAAACAGGACTATCCTGATGCGCTGCTGTTCTACCGCATGGGCGATTTCTACGAACTGTTCCTAGAGGATGCGGAAATTGCCGCGCGCGATCTGCAAATCGCGCTGACCTCCCGCAACCCCAACGCCGAGGCCCCCGTACCCATGTGCGGCGTGCCCTATCATTCGTGCGATCCATACCTCGCCAAGCTTCTGGAATGCGGCCACAATGTCGCCATCTGCGATCAGGTGGAGGACCCCAAACTGGCCAAGGGCCTCGTGAAACGCGAGGTCACCCGCGTGCTGACGCCGGGAACCGTGGTCGAGGACGCCAACCTCGCGGCCAAGGCACACAACTACCTCGCCGCCATCCTGTGGGACGCCAAGGCCGCCGCGGGCGGTCTGGCGTGGGTGGATTTCTCCACCGGCGAATGGACGGGCATCCAATCATCCAGAGAGGAAGAACTCTGGCAGTGGATGCAGAAGACCGACCCCCGCGAGATTCTCATCCCCCGCGAACAGGCCGTGCCCAAGCGCTACGCGGACTTCGAGCCGCGCATCCATCCGCTGCCCGTGCCCTCGTTCTTCGACCTGCCCGGCGCGCGCCGCCGCGTGTGCGAGGCGCAAGGCGTGGCGGACCTCGAAGCGCTCGACCTCGCGGACAAGCCCCAGCTTGCGCAGGCCTGCGGAGCCATCCTCGCCTACCTGCGCCAGACGCAGAAGCACGACCTCACGCACCTCGCGCCCTTCCGCCCGCTCAACCTCGCCCGCCATCTGCTGCTGGACGAAGTGACCGAGCGCAACCTCGAACTCTTTCGCAGGCTCGATGGCGGACGCGGACGCGGCACCCTGTGGCACGTGCTCGACAGGACCATGACGCCCATGGGCGGCCGCCTGCTGGCCGAGCGCCTGCAACGGCCGTGGAAGGAGCTTGGCCCCATTCAGGGCACGCAGGAGGCCGTGGCCTTCCTCGTGGACAACGAGCCGCTGCGACAGGACCTGCGCACCCGGCTGGACAGCGTCTACGATCTGGAGCGCCTGTCCACGCGCATCTTCCTCAACCGCGCCAATCCCAAGGATTTCCTCGCGCTGCGCAACTCCCTTTCCGTATTGCCGCAGATGGAGGAACTGCTGGAGCAGGCGCGCACGTCCGGCGACGAGGCGGACATCCCCGAACAGGACGGCCTGCCGCGCATGATCGCGCAGATGCTCAAGGGCTGGGACAACCTCGCCGACTGGGCGGGGCTGCTCCAGAAGGCGCTGGCGGACAATCCGCCCCACCTCATCACAGAGGGCGGCCTGTTCCGCTACGGCTACGAGCCGGAACTCGACGAACTCATGGACCTCACCGAGCACGGCGAGGCCCGGGTCAACGATCTGCTGGAGGAGGAGAAATCCACCTCGGGCCTCGAACGCCTGCGCCTCGGCTTCAACAAGGTGTTCGGCTACTACTTCGAGGTCCCCAAGAGCCTCGCCGACAAGGTGCCCTACCACTTCACGCGCAAGCAGACGCTCGTGAACTGCGAGCGCTACATCACGCCCCAGCTCAAGGAGTTGGAGGAAAAGCTCCTGTCCGCGTCCGACAAGCGAAAGGCCCTCGAATACCGCCTGTTCAACGAACTGCGCGAGCGCCTCGCACAGGCGCGTCACCGCTTCATGGACATGGCGGGCCGTGTGGCCGCGCTGGACTACTGGCAGGGACTGGCCGAGGCCGCCGTCCAGCACAACTGGTCGCGCCCCGAAGTCCACGAGGGGCTGGATATCGAAATCGTCTCCGGACGCCATCCCGTGGTCGAGGCCATGCAGGGCGACACCAACTACATCCCCAACGACGTGCGCGTCGGCGAGGACAAGCGCCTGCTGGTCATCACCGGTCCGAACATGGCGGGCAAATCCACCGTGCTCCGGCAGGCGGCCATCATCACCATCATGGCCCAGATGGGGTCTTTCGTCCCGGCTCGCACGGCCCGCATCGGCATGGCGGACCGCATCTTCTCCCGCGTCGGCGCGTCGGACAACCTCGCGCAGGGGCAGAGCACATTCATGGTCGAAATGATGGAGACCGCGCGCATCCTGCGTCAGGCCGGACGGCGCAGCCTCGTCATCCTCGACGAAATCGGACGTGGCACCAGCACTTTCGACGGCCTCGCGCTGGCGTGGGCCGTGGTGGAGGAGCTGTGCGCGCGCGGCAAGGGCGGCGTACGCACCCTGTTTGCCACGCACTACCACGAGCTGACCGTGCTGGAGAGCAAGCTGCCGCAGGTGGCCAACTTCAACATCGCGGTCAAGGAATACAAGGGTGACATCGTCTTTTTGCGCCGCCTCGTGCCCGGTCCGTCGGATAGAAGCTACGGCATCGAGGTGGCACGGCTGGCGGGTGTTCCCCGTTCCGTGGTAGGCAGAGCGAAGGACATCCTGCACGAGCTCGAACGCCGCGCGAAAGAAAACGGCAACGGCAGGCACCCCGCCGCGCCGGAGGTCCAGAGCGTGCTGCTGCCCGGCTTTGGCGCTTCGCAGCCTGAACCGGCCCCGGAGCCGAGCATGCCGCCGCATGTGGCCGAAGTAATGGATGAACTCGAAAATCTCGACGTGAATAGCCTGACGCCCATCGAGGCGCTCAACGTCTTACACCGGTGGAAAACGACCGGACTGAACAAGGACTGA
- a CDS encoding tetratricopeptide repeat protein: protein MNWLKSLLRGRRGMKFALETESSRDAAGNYAPVSRDTQAAIAELSQVAKDNPDAVEIYLALGNLYRSHGEIERAVQIRQNLIVRPGLNEEFKAKAWYELGLDYKRGGFIDRSLGAFEQARRIAGDSPAIVDELARLTADTGDYERASRYYAQLGNEIAEAHYMVRLAREKFADNDVALGTKWLKKALKTYPGSVEAWLEHLVRDLNDADWPTLSKHLNKALSRVDQSLAFVLFEGLLAAARARNGESGELDTDKPFRYHPEEELCNAVLAVLEKREPDLLAQFYAAWMVCSHDREESRKWLEKTLVLNPDFWPARLELLAISMDDQPLSPAFRQQLEFFILRARELKRFVCRRCGLKREQVFFMCPRCHSWHSISYRIVINE, encoded by the coding sequence ATGAACTGGCTCAAATCGCTCCTGCGCGGCCGCAGAGGGATGAAATTCGCCCTCGAAACGGAAAGCTCCCGCGATGCGGCAGGCAACTATGCCCCTGTCTCGCGCGATACGCAGGCCGCCATCGCGGAGCTCAGCCAGGTTGCCAAAGACAACCCCGACGCCGTCGAGATATATCTGGCACTGGGAAATCTGTACCGCTCGCACGGCGAAATCGAGCGGGCGGTACAGATTCGCCAGAATCTCATCGTGCGGCCGGGGCTGAACGAGGAATTCAAGGCAAAGGCCTGGTACGAACTCGGCCTCGACTACAAACGCGGCGGCTTCATCGACCGCTCCCTCGGTGCGTTCGAGCAGGCCCGCAGAATCGCGGGCGACAGCCCCGCCATCGTGGACGAGCTGGCCCGCCTGACGGCGGATACCGGCGACTACGAGCGCGCCTCCCGCTACTACGCCCAGCTCGGCAACGAAATCGCCGAAGCCCACTACATGGTGCGCCTCGCCCGCGAGAAATTCGCGGATAACGACGTCGCCCTCGGCACGAAATGGCTGAAAAAGGCCCTCAAGACCTATCCCGGCTCCGTGGAAGCGTGGCTCGAACACCTCGTGCGCGACTTGAACGACGCGGACTGGCCCACCCTGTCCAAGCACCTGAACAAGGCCCTTTCCCGCGTGGACCAGAGCCTCGCCTTCGTGCTGTTCGAGGGCCTTCTGGCCGCGGCCCGCGCGCGTAACGGCGAAAGCGGCGAACTCGACACGGACAAGCCCTTCCGCTACCACCCGGAGGAGGAACTGTGCAACGCGGTGCTGGCCGTGCTTGAAAAGCGCGAGCCGGACCTTCTGGCGCAGTTCTATGCCGCATGGATGGTGTGTAGCCACGACAGGGAGGAATCCCGCAAGTGGCTTGAGAAGACCCTCGTCCTCAACCCGGATTTCTGGCCCGCCCGCCTCGAACTTCTGGCCATCAGCATGGACGACCAGCCGCTTTCCCCGGCCTTCCGGCAGCAGCTTGAATTCTTCATCCTGCGCGCCCGGGAGCTGAAGCGCTTCGTGTGCCGCCGTTGCGGCCTCAAGCGCGAGCAGGTGTTCTTCATGTGCCCCCGGTGCCATAGCTGGCATTCCATTTCGTACCGCATCGTCATCAACGAATAG
- a CDS encoding lipopolysaccharide assembly protein LapA domain-containing protein gives MRYLKVLALLALFFLTMVLFAQNMEALSQQVELGLVLFGQELFLIHQPIYFILLSAFVLGGALCTLYFLYEKIRVSSELRSCRKKLRNLEKEVNSLRSLPLEDKNFPVEPMPAVEADVQEGK, from the coding sequence ATGAGATACCTGAAGGTTCTGGCGCTGCTCGCCCTGTTCTTCCTGACCATGGTCCTGTTCGCGCAGAACATGGAGGCCCTGTCGCAGCAGGTTGAACTGGGGCTTGTCCTGTTCGGGCAGGAACTGTTCCTGATCCACCAGCCCATCTACTTCATTCTGCTGTCCGCCTTCGTGCTGGGCGGCGCCCTGTGTACCCTGTACTTCCTGTACGAGAAGATCCGCGTCAGCTCCGAGCTGCGCTCCTGCCGCAAGAAGCTCCGCAACCTCGAAAAGGAAGTGAACTCCCTGCGCAGCCTGCCGCTGGAGGACAAGAACTTCCCCGTCGAGCCGATGCCCGCCGTCGAAGCCGACGTTCAGGAAGGAAAGTAA
- a CDS encoding HIT family protein gives MEVLWAPWRLDYILGPKPDTCPFCLPEHTDEDERRRVLYRGRYSFVIMNIFPYNNGHLMVTPYRHVMNLVDIGPEERHEMMDLMHECTRILQTHFHPQGINMGVNIGEAAGAGIKEHLHFHLVPRWVGDSSFMAFASETRVIPEHLDSTYASLKPYFDEYKRKQQSAKEEI, from the coding sequence ATGGAAGTGCTATGGGCCCCGTGGAGGCTCGACTACATCCTCGGCCCCAAACCGGACACCTGCCCGTTCTGCCTGCCGGAGCACACCGACGAGGACGAACGCCGCCGCGTTCTGTACAGAGGCCGTTATTCCTTTGTCATCATGAACATTTTCCCCTATAACAACGGCCATCTGATGGTGACGCCCTACCGTCACGTCATGAACCTCGTGGACATCGGTCCCGAGGAACGTCACGAAATGATGGACCTCATGCACGAGTGCACCCGCATATTGCAGACGCATTTCCACCCCCAGGGCATCAACATGGGGGTCAACATCGGCGAGGCCGCCGGTGCGGGCATCAAGGAACATCTGCATTTCCATCTCGTACCCCGCTGGGTCGGCGATTCCTCCTTCATGGCATTCGCCTCGGAAACCCGCGTCATACCGGAGCATCTCGACTCCACCTACGCCAGTCTCAAACCGTACTTCGACGAATACAAACGGAAGCAACAATCCGCCAAGGAGGAGATTTGA